A single Cnuibacter physcomitrellae DNA region contains:
- the dhaM gene encoding dihydroxyacetone kinase phosphoryl donor subunit DhaM, with protein MTERVGLVLVSHSAAIAEGLAALAGQMAPSTTLVPAGGTDDGGIGTSFDRVSAALAEAESGSGVVVLCDLGSAYLTAETALDFLDDEARASARIVQAPLVEGAVAAAVEAESGAALDAVVAAALTAWDHEEAADGASAEGAAVAADDSGTEEPVGYRRSVTIVNKDGLHARPAAEFVKLATTFPVKVTVNGTDAKSLLGIMSMGLTRGTDAVVATDDPAGREAVDALADLIEGGFGEA; from the coding sequence ATGACCGAGCGCGTCGGCCTCGTCCTCGTCTCGCACAGCGCTGCGATCGCCGAGGGCCTTGCCGCGCTGGCGGGTCAGATGGCGCCGTCGACGACGCTGGTGCCGGCCGGGGGGACCGACGACGGCGGGATCGGCACGAGCTTCGACCGTGTCAGCGCTGCGCTGGCGGAGGCGGAGTCGGGATCGGGCGTCGTGGTGCTCTGCGACCTCGGCTCCGCTTACCTCACCGCGGAGACCGCGCTCGACTTCCTCGACGACGAGGCCCGTGCCTCCGCGCGCATCGTCCAGGCCCCTCTCGTCGAGGGCGCCGTGGCCGCCGCCGTCGAGGCCGAGTCGGGTGCCGCGCTCGACGCCGTGGTCGCTGCGGCCCTGACGGCGTGGGACCACGAGGAAGCCGCGGACGGCGCCTCCGCCGAGGGTGCGGCGGTCGCTGCGGACGATTCTGGGACCGAGGAGCCGGTCGGGTACCGGCGGTCGGTGACGATCGTCAACAAGGACGGCCTCCACGCCCGGCCGGCCGCCGAGTTCGTGAAGCTCGCCACCACGTTCCCGGTGAAGGTCACGGTGAACGGCACCGACGCGAAGAGCCTGCTGGGGATCATGTCGATGGGGCTGACCCGGGGCACCGACGCCGTGGTGGCGACCGACGATCCCGCCGGACGCGAGGCGGTCGATGCCCTCGCCGACCTCATCGAGGGCGGGTTCGGCGAGGCATAG
- a CDS encoding ABC transporter permease, with protein sequence MGTLKHISWRLLTMLPVLLIVSVLTFLIGRLTPGDPIQGQYARTLSPEQIEALRQAYGLDLPLWQQYLKWLVDLFTAGGGQSIVQNAPVFGILWPNFLNTLVLAAAAVVVCAVAGIAIGVIAGVNHRGALDRFSMLIVQVGSNLSVYWFGLILIWVFALQLKWLPVSGMQSRNGGGFSDLLLHLVLPAISAALISMLVLARFTRVGIVQEAHSDYVRTFASQGAGRWRLYGKHIGRNILPPVVNIIGLEIGTLITGVIFVESVFNWPGIGTQLLNAVNGKDYPLIQGGVVLIALCYLVVNLVTDVAVDALNPRLRRL encoded by the coding sequence ATGGGTACGCTCAAGCACATCTCCTGGCGGCTGCTCACCATGCTGCCGGTGCTCCTCATCGTCTCGGTGCTGACCTTCCTCATCGGCAGGCTCACCCCGGGGGACCCCATCCAGGGGCAGTACGCGCGTACCCTCAGCCCGGAGCAGATCGAGGCCCTCAGGCAGGCCTACGGCCTCGACCTGCCCCTGTGGCAGCAGTACCTGAAATGGCTCGTGGACCTGTTCACGGCGGGCGGCGGTCAGTCGATCGTGCAGAACGCGCCCGTGTTCGGGATCCTGTGGCCGAACTTCCTCAACACCCTCGTGCTGGCCGCGGCCGCCGTGGTGGTCTGCGCGGTGGCCGGCATCGCGATCGGCGTCATCGCCGGGGTCAACCACCGCGGCGCCCTCGACCGCTTCTCGATGCTCATCGTGCAGGTGGGCAGCAACCTGTCGGTCTACTGGTTCGGCCTCATCCTGATCTGGGTGTTCGCCCTCCAGCTGAAGTGGCTGCCGGTGAGCGGGATGCAGTCGAGGAACGGCGGGGGGTTCTCGGACCTCCTGCTGCACCTCGTGCTCCCCGCGATCTCGGCCGCGCTCATCTCGATGCTCGTCCTCGCCCGCTTCACCCGGGTGGGCATCGTGCAGGAGGCGCACTCCGACTACGTGCGCACGTTCGCCTCCCAGGGTGCGGGGCGCTGGCGGCTGTACGGCAAGCACATCGGGCGCAACATCCTCCCGCCGGTGGTGAACATCATCGGCCTGGAGATCGGGACGCTGATCACCGGGGTCATCTTCGTCGAGAGCGTCTTCAACTGGCCGGGGATCGGCACCCAGCTGCTCAATGCCGTCAACGGCAAGGACTATCCGCTCATCCAGGGGGGCGTCGTGCTCATCGCGCTGTGCTACCTCGTCGTCAACCTCGTCACCGACGTGGCCGTCGACGCTCTCAACCCGCGCCTGAGGAGGCTCTGA
- a CDS encoding FAD-dependent oxidoreductase — protein sequence MATRVDVIVVGGGAMGSAAAWHLAGRGHDVLLLERFAPDSPRRASHGESRNFNPGYVDQTYLGMLRESLPLWRELEAESGLTLLERNGIVHHGAYPDLDGAAERLPRFGFEVERLAPDEAADRWPGMRFDREVLHIPDAGRLRAASALSALQGSAVRHGAVIRHHAKVQRIRVLGDDRAAVEVVPVDDDDEVTGAVESVEASSVVVATGAWTSRLVGRLVSLPSLVVTREQPMVFDAVGTARWPGFNHWPEEGGRRYRGWRGVVYGGPEGGGVKAGWNAAGRVVDPDSLNPRPDPRQRVALQRYVREWLPGADPDVFVEDGCTYTTTPDSNFIVDRIGPLVVGAGFSGHGFKFTPVVGRLLADLVEGRRAPALFSLRAEQRVAS from the coding sequence ATGGCAACACGCGTCGACGTCATCGTGGTGGGCGGAGGAGCGATGGGGTCGGCCGCGGCCTGGCATCTCGCGGGCAGGGGTCACGACGTGCTGCTCCTCGAGCGCTTCGCGCCCGACAGCCCCCGCCGCGCCTCCCACGGCGAGAGCCGCAACTTCAACCCCGGCTACGTGGACCAGACGTACCTCGGGATGCTCCGCGAGTCGCTGCCGCTCTGGCGTGAGCTGGAGGCGGAGAGCGGACTGACCCTGCTGGAACGGAACGGGATCGTGCACCACGGCGCGTACCCGGACCTCGACGGTGCCGCCGAGCGGCTGCCGCGCTTCGGCTTCGAGGTGGAGCGGCTCGCGCCGGACGAGGCCGCCGATCGCTGGCCGGGCATGCGGTTCGACCGGGAGGTCCTGCACATCCCCGACGCGGGGAGGCTCCGCGCGGCCTCCGCGCTCTCCGCGCTCCAGGGCAGCGCCGTCCGTCACGGCGCGGTGATCCGCCACCACGCGAAGGTGCAGCGCATCCGGGTGCTCGGCGACGATCGCGCCGCCGTGGAGGTCGTGCCGGTCGACGATGACGACGAGGTCACGGGGGCGGTCGAGAGCGTCGAGGCGTCGAGCGTGGTGGTCGCCACGGGAGCCTGGACGAGCAGGCTGGTGGGACGGCTCGTCTCCCTGCCGAGCCTCGTCGTCACCCGTGAGCAGCCGATGGTCTTCGACGCCGTCGGCACCGCGAGGTGGCCCGGGTTCAACCACTGGCCCGAGGAGGGCGGCCGACGCTATCGGGGATGGCGCGGCGTCGTCTACGGCGGTCCGGAGGGCGGCGGGGTCAAGGCCGGATGGAACGCGGCCGGACGTGTGGTCGATCCCGACTCGCTCAACCCCCGACCGGATCCCCGGCAGCGTGTCGCCCTGCAGCGCTACGTCCGCGAGTGGCTGCCGGGAGCGGATCCCGACGTCTTCGTCGAGGACGGCTGCACGTACACCACCACACCCGACTCCAACTTCATCGTCGACCGGATCGGCCCGCTCGTGGTGGGCGCGGGCTTCTCCGGACACGGCTTCAAGTTCACGCCCGTCGTCGGGCGCCTGCTGGCCGACCTCGTGGAGGGTCGCAGGGCACCGGCCCTGTTCTCACTGCGCGCCGAGCAGAGGGTCGCCAGCTAG
- the dhaL gene encoding dihydroxyacetone kinase subunit DhaL: MSLGITWTTDWIRRTAEVIGEHRVELITLDREIGDGDHGENLDRGFTAVLAKLDGLSPEAAPGDALKLVATTLISTVGGASGPLFGTAYLKAAGAVGQANELDGSAVVALLTAARDGIVLRGKAEVGDKTMVDAWTPAVDAAAAAQEAGRSEAEILDAAATAAAEGAAATEPLVARKGRASYLGERAVGHRDPGAQSTALILRAAADAARGD; encoded by the coding sequence ATGAGCCTGGGCATCACCTGGACGACGGACTGGATCCGGAGGACCGCGGAGGTCATCGGCGAGCACCGGGTCGAGCTCATCACGCTCGACCGCGAGATCGGCGACGGCGACCACGGCGAGAACCTCGACAGGGGGTTCACCGCGGTCCTGGCCAAGCTCGACGGGCTGTCGCCCGAGGCGGCTCCGGGTGATGCCCTGAAGCTCGTGGCGACGACCCTGATCTCCACCGTCGGCGGCGCATCCGGCCCGCTGTTCGGCACCGCGTACCTGAAGGCCGCGGGCGCGGTCGGTCAGGCGAACGAGCTCGACGGCTCCGCGGTGGTGGCGCTCCTGACCGCGGCCCGCGACGGCATCGTCCTCCGCGGCAAGGCCGAGGTGGGCGACAAGACCATGGTCGACGCCTGGACTCCGGCCGTCGACGCGGCGGCAGCGGCGCAGGAGGCGGGGAGGAGCGAGGCCGAGATCCTCGACGCCGCCGCGACGGCCGCCGCCGAGGGCGCCGCCGCGACCGAGCCGCTCGTGGCTCGGAAGGGCCGCGCGAGCTACCTCGGCGAGCGCGCCGTGGGGCACCGGGATCCGGGCGCCCAGTCGACGGCCCTCATCCTGCGGGCCGCCGCCGATGCTGCTCGGGGCGACTGA
- the dhaK gene encoding dihydroxyacetone kinase subunit DhaK, giving the protein MKKLINDPKNVVAESLDGLELAHGDILRVHRDPDFIVRADAPVQGKVGIVSGGGSGHEPLHGGFVGYGMLSAAVPGAVFTSPTPDPIVEATKAVDGGAGVLHIVKNYTGDVLNFETAAELAEAEGITVKSVIIDDDVAVQDSTYTAGRRGVAGTVFVEKIVGAAAEQGADLDAVVELAQRVNANVRTMGVALTACIVPHAGVPSFDLPEDEIEIGIGLHGEPGRERIKLEPVDVIVDRMLDPILSDLPFASGDRVAVLVNGMGGTPLIELYIALRRVGQVLEEKGISVLRTLVGNFTTSLEMQGMSISVLRLDDEMIELYDAPVQTAALRWGR; this is encoded by the coding sequence ATGAAGAAGCTCATCAACGATCCGAAGAACGTCGTCGCCGAGTCTCTCGACGGCCTCGAGCTCGCGCACGGCGACATCCTGCGCGTGCACCGCGACCCCGACTTCATCGTGCGCGCTGACGCCCCGGTCCAGGGCAAGGTCGGGATCGTGAGCGGCGGCGGCAGCGGGCACGAGCCGCTCCACGGCGGCTTCGTCGGCTACGGCATGCTCAGCGCCGCCGTGCCGGGCGCCGTCTTCACCTCGCCCACTCCCGACCCGATCGTCGAGGCGACGAAGGCCGTCGACGGCGGCGCGGGCGTGCTCCACATCGTGAAGAACTACACCGGTGACGTGCTCAACTTCGAGACCGCGGCCGAGCTCGCCGAGGCCGAGGGCATCACGGTGAAGTCCGTCATCATCGACGACGACGTCGCGGTGCAGGACTCCACGTACACCGCAGGCCGCCGCGGGGTCGCCGGCACGGTCTTCGTCGAGAAGATCGTGGGAGCGGCGGCCGAGCAGGGCGCCGACCTCGACGCCGTCGTCGAGCTCGCCCAGCGTGTCAACGCGAACGTCCGCACGATGGGCGTCGCGCTCACGGCCTGCATCGTCCCGCACGCCGGGGTGCCGAGCTTCGACCTCCCCGAGGACGAGATCGAGATCGGGATCGGCCTGCACGGGGAGCCCGGCCGCGAACGGATCAAGCTGGAGCCCGTCGACGTGATCGTCGACCGGATGCTCGACCCGATCCTCTCCGACCTCCCCTTCGCCTCGGGCGACCGGGTCGCGGTGCTGGTGAACGGGATGGGCGGCACCCCGCTCATCGAGCTGTACATCGCGCTGCGTCGTGTCGGCCAGGTGCTGGAGGAGAAGGGCATCAGCGTGCTCCGCACCCTCGTCGGCAACTTCACCACCTCGCTCGAGATGCAGGGCATGTCGATCAGCGTGCTGCGGCTCGACGACGAGATGATCGAGCTGTACGACGCACCCGTTCAGACCGCCGCCCTGCGGTGGGGGAGGTAG
- the nikE gene encoding nickel ABC transporter ATP-binding protein NikE, whose product MTDVIVEDRPLVDGPGSGRPVLEVRDLVVEFGRGQDARRVVDGVSLRILPGETFALVGESGSGKSITASSILGLLPDDAVVAGGSIRLTGEEVVGLSEARLRSFRGRRAGMVFQNPLSSLDPSFRVGNQIREVVRLHRPDAGRREQDVVAREWLDRVGIRDADRVLASYPHELSGGMRQRVMIAIAMLSGPDLLIADEPTTALDAVVQKQILDLLRSVVAETGTSLLIITHDFGVVSFLADRVAVMKDGRIVEQGLRDDVLDHPEEEYTRSLIDAVPTVGARFVLEAEGLPRRLRRREEGRVAAAPAAASGGAARVTDAVTLRSDAAGREFVVGGLGTGQPRRSFRAVDDVSLEIRRGEVFGLIGESGSGKSTFARLAGGLVPVSEGTITVHDVDITRLSGRALRAQRPRIQYVFQDATASLNPRVRVGEQITRPLLRFGKAASTADARARAAEVALLVGLGDEHLGRYPHELSGGQRQRIGIARALALEPELLILDEPTSALDVSTQATIIDLLLDLRDRLELTYLFIGHNLAIIEFFCDRIGVLEQGRLVDVFDAHDLFAAERSPVTRDLLAAILPPR is encoded by the coding sequence GTGACCGATGTGATCGTGGAAGACCGCCCGCTCGTCGACGGGCCCGGCTCCGGCCGACCGGTCCTCGAGGTCCGCGACCTGGTGGTCGAGTTCGGCCGCGGGCAGGACGCGCGTCGGGTCGTCGACGGGGTGTCGCTCCGCATCCTGCCGGGCGAGACGTTCGCGCTGGTGGGGGAGTCGGGCTCGGGCAAGAGCATCACGGCCTCGTCGATCCTCGGTCTGCTGCCCGACGACGCGGTCGTCGCGGGCGGCTCGATCCGCCTGACGGGCGAGGAGGTGGTCGGCCTGAGCGAGGCGCGCCTGCGGTCCTTCCGCGGTCGGCGCGCGGGCATGGTGTTCCAGAACCCGCTGTCGTCGCTGGATCCCTCGTTTCGGGTGGGGAACCAGATCCGCGAGGTGGTGCGCCTGCATCGTCCGGACGCGGGGCGCCGCGAGCAGGACGTGGTGGCGCGGGAGTGGCTCGACCGGGTGGGGATCCGCGATGCGGACCGCGTGCTCGCCTCCTACCCGCACGAGCTGAGCGGCGGGATGCGGCAGCGGGTGATGATCGCGATCGCCATGCTCTCCGGCCCGGACCTCCTCATCGCCGACGAGCCGACGACGGCCCTGGACGCGGTCGTGCAGAAGCAGATCCTCGACCTGCTGAGGAGCGTCGTCGCCGAGACCGGCACGTCGCTGCTCATCATCACCCATGACTTCGGTGTGGTCTCCTTCCTCGCTGACCGGGTCGCCGTCATGAAGGACGGCCGGATCGTGGAGCAGGGCCTCCGCGACGACGTGCTCGACCACCCGGAGGAGGAGTACACGAGGAGCCTCATCGACGCCGTGCCGACCGTCGGCGCCCGGTTCGTGCTCGAAGCGGAGGGACTGCCCCGCAGACTGCGGCGCCGGGAGGAGGGTCGGGTCGCTGCGGCCCCCGCCGCCGCGTCGGGCGGAGCGGCACGCGTCACCGACGCGGTCACGCTGCGGTCGGATGCGGCGGGCAGGGAGTTCGTCGTCGGCGGCCTGGGCACGGGGCAGCCGCGCCGGAGCTTCCGCGCGGTCGACGACGTCTCGCTGGAGATCCGTCGCGGCGAGGTGTTCGGGCTGATCGGCGAGTCGGGTTCGGGGAAGTCCACGTTCGCCCGCCTCGCCGGGGGGCTCGTCCCCGTCAGCGAGGGGACGATCACGGTGCACGACGTCGACATCACCCGGCTGTCCGGGCGTGCGCTCCGGGCACAGCGCCCGCGCATCCAGTACGTCTTCCAGGACGCCACGGCGTCGCTGAACCCGCGAGTGAGGGTGGGCGAGCAGATCACCCGGCCGCTGCTGAGGTTCGGCAAGGCGGCGAGCACGGCCGACGCTCGCGCCAGGGCGGCGGAGGTCGCCCTGCTGGTCGGTCTCGGCGACGAGCACCTCGGGCGGTACCCGCACGAGCTGTCGGGCGGCCAGCGCCAGCGCATCGGGATCGCCCGGGCCCTCGCGCTCGAACCGGAGCTGCTCATCCTCGACGAACCCACCTCGGCTCTCGACGTCTCGACGCAGGCCACGATCATCGACCTGCTGCTCGACCTGCGCGACCGGCTCGAGCTGACGTACCTCTTCATCGGGCACAACCTCGCGATCATCGAGTTCTTCTGCGATCGGATCGGCGTGCTCGAGCAGGGCAGGCTGGTCGACGTCTTCGACGCCCACGACCTCTTCGCCGCCGAGCGCTCGCCCGTGACGCGCGACCTGCTCGCGGCGATCCTCCCGCCCCGCTGA
- a CDS encoding ABC transporter permease, protein MAVLPTSTGDALTSLRGPARRRRRRNRGRVNAQVVIALAIIAVLVLVALLAPVLAPYDPENGDAALKYLPFGAPGHPFGTDEQGRDILSRLIWGGRTSLLVAILAVAASTLAGSVLALIAGFSGDRVSGIIMRTIDVMFAFPVIIAALAFAIILGPGIGVVVLAIAFLATPYVTRVIFAEVKRHRGREYVEAAVSLGAGFWSILFREVLPNVAGQIVVYATGLVGGMVVFSSSLSALGIGVQPPAADWGRMISEGAKVIISGNVVPALLPGLAVLVVALAFNWLGDGLNDLFDPHKRRSRS, encoded by the coding sequence ATGGCCGTCTTGCCCACGTCGACCGGCGACGCGCTGACCTCGCTCCGCGGGCCTGCCCGACGCCGACGCCGCCGGAACCGGGGTCGCGTCAACGCTCAGGTCGTGATCGCGCTCGCGATCATCGCCGTGCTGGTCCTCGTCGCGCTGCTCGCGCCCGTGCTGGCGCCCTACGACCCCGAGAACGGGGATGCGGCCCTGAAGTACCTGCCGTTCGGTGCGCCGGGCCACCCGTTCGGCACCGACGAGCAGGGGCGAGACATCCTGTCCCGCCTCATCTGGGGCGGGCGCACCTCGCTGCTCGTCGCGATCCTCGCCGTCGCGGCCTCCACGCTCGCGGGCAGCGTGCTGGCCCTCATCGCCGGCTTCTCCGGCGATCGGGTGTCGGGGATCATCATGCGCACGATCGACGTCATGTTCGCCTTCCCGGTCATCATCGCCGCGCTCGCCTTCGCGATCATCCTGGGACCGGGCATCGGCGTGGTCGTGCTCGCCATCGCGTTCCTCGCGACGCCCTACGTCACGCGCGTGATCTTCGCGGAGGTGAAGCGGCATCGCGGTCGCGAGTACGTCGAGGCCGCCGTCTCGCTCGGGGCGGGCTTCTGGTCGATCCTCTTCCGGGAGGTGCTGCCCAACGTCGCGGGTCAGATCGTGGTCTACGCCACGGGTCTCGTCGGCGGCATGGTGGTGTTCTCCTCGAGCCTGAGCGCGCTGGGCATCGGCGTCCAGCCTCCCGCGGCCGACTGGGGGCGCATGATCTCGGAGGGCGCGAAGGTGATCATCTCCGGCAACGTGGTCCCGGCCCTGCTGCCCGGCCTCGCCGTGCTCGTCGTGGCGCTGGCGTTCAACTGGCTCGGCGACGGGCTCAACGACCTGTTCGATCCGCACAAGAGGAGGTCGCGCTCGTGA
- a CDS encoding CDP-alcohol phosphatidyltransferase family protein has translation MVRTEDPAARIVTVPNVITVARLLLLTPLFVVLLLVVDSPFWALVVAVVLGGTDWVDGQVARRFHQVSDLGKKLDPVADRISQFTVCATLVVAGLVPVWMALVILVTDLLLGIVILIRKPGIVPVRWIGRIRTALLMVGLPFVLLVEAFWPGSEALRLTALSVVGVGVVLHAIANLVYVWSLLRGTAHAHPDAHPQVD, from the coding sequence ATGGTGCGCACCGAGGATCCCGCCGCGCGGATCGTCACGGTGCCCAACGTCATCACCGTGGCGAGGCTCCTCCTTCTCACGCCGCTGTTCGTGGTGCTCCTCCTCGTGGTCGACTCGCCCTTCTGGGCGCTGGTGGTCGCCGTCGTCCTGGGCGGCACGGACTGGGTCGACGGTCAGGTGGCCCGACGGTTCCACCAGGTGTCGGATCTCGGGAAGAAGCTCGACCCGGTCGCCGACCGGATCAGCCAGTTCACGGTCTGCGCCACCCTCGTCGTCGCCGGGCTCGTCCCGGTGTGGATGGCGCTCGTCATCCTGGTGACGGACCTGCTCCTCGGCATCGTGATCCTCATCCGGAAGCCGGGGATCGTGCCCGTGCGCTGGATCGGACGGATCCGCACCGCCCTGCTGATGGTGGGACTGCCCTTCGTGCTGCTGGTCGAGGCGTTCTGGCCCGGCAGCGAGGCCCTGCGGCTGACCGCGCTGAGCGTGGTGGGCGTGGGCGTCGTGCTCCACGCGATCGCCAACCTCGTCTACGTCTGGTCGCTCCTGCGCGGGACGGCGCACGCGCATCCGGATGCGCATCCCCAGGTCGACTGA
- a CDS encoding ABC transporter substrate-binding protein, with translation MRRKRWWALSAALAAVVALAGCSAPASGTDGSGADGDPQYGGDLVVGLYLEPLALDPHRQGYWETYRVSRNIFEGLTKEDTSGATDPTEIQPSLATDWTTPDGGRTWTFTLREGVTFGDGSPFDAEALDKNVRRISDPTYEYYDEKSAKSLSVWFSTLTAGTVIDDHTYQFSFSQPFLGFPRILAQSMATLTIGNPAVWEQYGNDGFADHPDGTGPYLFESRTVGDRIVLKKNPDYWGDAPYLDSLTFRIIPNNQTRLAALISGEVDLISYVQPEDVQTLESQGFQVPDGTGSSLLYISYNFKNPAFADERVRQALIYGLDRQKLSDELYNGYAQPQYSFEPPGNEAFDPEVRDFEYDPDKAVELLKEAGYGAGDLSFTIVVDVANQNTAEWLQSQYKEIGVDVDIVSLDRTSYIARAYSPEPNDGLSLDEYGGTYAEWLYQGFNGLTGKGLDKSQFPDITSALDAALHTDDAEARIDLWKQAEETLRNDAVVIPTVNLTKYYALGPNVRGFVWPSTNWYDLTKVWLAD, from the coding sequence ATGAGAAGAAAGAGGTGGTGGGCGCTCTCCGCAGCGCTCGCAGCGGTGGTGGCCCTCGCGGGCTGCTCCGCCCCGGCATCGGGAACGGACGGCTCGGGCGCCGACGGCGACCCCCAGTACGGCGGAGACCTCGTGGTCGGGCTGTACCTCGAGCCGCTCGCCCTCGACCCCCACCGGCAGGGCTACTGGGAGACCTATCGAGTCAGCCGCAACATCTTCGAGGGGCTGACCAAGGAGGACACCAGCGGAGCGACCGACCCGACCGAGATCCAGCCGTCGCTCGCCACCGACTGGACCACCCCCGACGGCGGTCGCACCTGGACCTTCACCCTGCGCGAGGGGGTCACCTTCGGCGACGGCAGCCCGTTCGACGCGGAGGCCCTCGACAAGAACGTGCGCCGCATCAGCGATCCGACGTACGAGTACTACGACGAGAAGAGCGCGAAGTCGCTCTCCGTCTGGTTCTCGACGTTGACGGCAGGCACCGTGATCGACGATCACACCTACCAGTTCTCGTTCTCGCAGCCGTTCCTCGGCTTCCCGCGAATCCTGGCGCAGTCGATGGCGACGCTCACCATCGGCAACCCGGCGGTCTGGGAGCAGTACGGCAACGACGGGTTCGCCGACCACCCGGACGGCACGGGTCCCTACCTGTTCGAGTCGCGCACGGTCGGCGACCGCATCGTGCTGAAGAAGAACCCGGACTACTGGGGGGATGCGCCGTACCTCGACTCGCTGACCTTCCGGATCATCCCGAACAACCAGACCAGGCTCGCCGCCCTGATCAGCGGCGAGGTCGACCTGATCAGCTACGTGCAGCCCGAGGACGTCCAGACCCTCGAGAGCCAGGGCTTCCAGGTCCCGGACGGCACCGGCTCGTCGCTGCTCTACATCTCGTACAACTTCAAGAACCCGGCCTTCGCGGACGAACGGGTGCGCCAGGCCCTGATCTACGGTCTGGACCGGCAGAAGCTGTCCGACGAGCTCTACAACGGGTACGCCCAGCCCCAGTACTCCTTCGAGCCGCCGGGGAACGAGGCGTTCGACCCGGAGGTGCGCGACTTCGAGTACGACCCGGACAAGGCGGTCGAGCTGCTGAAGGAGGCGGGCTACGGCGCCGGAGACCTGAGCTTCACGATCGTCGTCGACGTGGCCAACCAGAACACCGCGGAGTGGTTGCAGTCGCAGTACAAGGAGATCGGCGTGGACGTCGACATCGTGAGCCTCGACCGCACGAGCTACATCGCCCGCGCCTACAGCCCCGAGCCGAACGACGGCCTCAGCCTGGACGAGTACGGCGGCACCTACGCCGAGTGGCTCTACCAGGGCTTCAACGGACTCACCGGTAAGGGTCTCGACAAGTCGCAGTTCCCCGACATCACGTCGGCACTGGATGCGGCTCTCCACACCGACGACGCGGAGGCACGCATCGACCTGTGGAAGCAGGCGGAGGAGACGCTCCGGAACGACGCCGTCGTGATCCCCACGGTCAACCTGACGAAGTACTACGCGCTCGGCCCGAACGTCCGCGGGTTCGTCTGGCCTTCCACCAACTGGTACGACCTCACCAAGGTCTGGTTGGCGGACTGA
- a CDS encoding MIP/aquaporin family protein has product MLVLLGCGVVANVALIRTKGFNGGFLMVNVAWGLAVFAGVIVSYASGAHLNPAVTLGLVANGAKTFGSAATQVDVTFLSVIAYIGAQMIGAIIGAVLVWLAYKQHFDEEPEPANKLGVFSTGPAIRSYGWNLVTEIIGTFVLVFVVIGFGGGRQGDGGLAALGALPVRLLVIGIGASLGGPTGYAINPARDLGPRIVHAILPIKGKGSSDWSYSWVPVVGPIIGGVLAGFAAIPLLPILT; this is encoded by the coding sequence ATGCTCGTGCTCCTCGGCTGTGGTGTGGTGGCGAACGTCGCCCTGATCCGGACCAAGGGCTTCAACGGCGGGTTCCTCATGGTGAACGTCGCCTGGGGTCTCGCCGTCTTCGCCGGTGTCATCGTCTCCTACGCGTCCGGCGCGCACCTCAACCCCGCAGTGACGCTGGGCCTGGTCGCGAACGGCGCGAAGACGTTCGGATCGGCGGCCACGCAGGTCGACGTCACCTTCCTCTCCGTCATCGCGTACATCGGGGCGCAGATGATCGGTGCGATCATCGGTGCGGTACTGGTGTGGCTGGCCTACAAGCAGCACTTCGACGAGGAGCCCGAGCCGGCGAACAAGCTCGGCGTGTTCTCCACCGGCCCGGCCATCCGCTCCTACGGCTGGAACCTGGTGACCGAGATCATCGGCACCTTCGTGCTCGTGTTCGTCGTCATCGGCTTCGGCGGCGGACGCCAGGGCGACGGCGGCCTCGCCGCACTCGGCGCGCTGCCCGTGCGGCTGCTCGTGATCGGCATCGGCGCGTCCCTCGGTGGACCCACCGGCTACGCCATCAACCCCGCCCGTGACCTCGGACCGCGCATCGTGCACGCCATCCTGCCGATCAAGGGCAAGGGCTCGTCCGACTGGTCCTACTCGTGGGTCCCGGTCGTCGGCCCCATCATCGGCGGCGTCCTCGCCGGCTTCGCCGCGATCCCGCTGCTCCCCATCCTCACCTGA